The nucleotide sequence CACCGTGCTGCAGCAGCAACCCGACGTGAACGTGGTGGTGGAAGGCCACACCGACAACGTGCCGTTCAGCCGCCCAGCCGGCGCCATGCAGGACAACTGGGATTTAAGCGTACTGCGGGCCACCGAAATTGCGCGGCTACTGGCCGCGGGCGGCGTGCCGCCGCAGCGCGTTACGGCCTCAGGCCGCAGCCAGTACGTGCCCGTGGCCGCCAACGACTCGCCCCAGAACAAGGCCCTCAACCGCCGCACCGAAATCATCCTGACGCCCAAGCTCAACGAGCTGCTGAAGATTCTGGACTCGAACTCGACGACGGGCGGCAAATAAATACCGGCGGGGTTGTTTCCTATTCCTCACTCTATCAACTACTTTCAAAGGGCAGCCGCTAGCGGCTGCCCTTTATTGTTTTTCATCCTTATCCCCTCTTCGTTATGCGCATACATTTCCGCATCTGCTTTATCCTACTGAGCATCTTACTGCTGGCCAGCGCGCCGGGCGCCCACGCCAGCCACGTGCTGGGCGGCGACCTTGACTACAGCTACATTCCCGGCTCGGCTTCGCAGTACCGCATTACGGCGCGGCTGTACAGCAACCCAGCCGATGCAGGTGCCATGTTTCCCGACCCCACGAGCCTGTCTTTGTTCGGTTCGCAAAATGGGTGTACCAGCACTTCAGCCAACAATTTTCAGTTGGTGGTGCCCCGCATGCAGCTCACGCGCCGGGCACTGGGGTGTGCGGTCAATGGGCGCAGCTACAACATCAGCCAATATGAAGCCACCGTGACGCTGCCGCCGGGCCAATGGACGCTCAAGGCCATCGAGGAGCTGCGCTCGGGTGGCATGCTAAACCTGCTTGATAGCGGCACACAGGGCTTTTACATAACGGCCTACCTTGACAACTCCAGCGGCCTAATCAACAACTCGCCGCGCTTCACCTCCTTTACGCTGCCCTACGTGTGCGGCAGCCAGCCAAACCGCTACAGCTTCAGCACCTTCGAGCCTGACGGCGACTCGCTGGTGTACCGCTCCGTGCAGCCGCTGGCTAGCACCCTAACAGAACAGGGCTGCGGCAATACCATTCCGTACACCAGCTACAGCGCCGGGCAGTTTCAGGACCCTGTCAGCGGGCAGACGGCGACGTACCCGGCCGGGCAGTTCACGGCGGGGTTTCCGCTGCTGTCGTTTCGGGCTATCAACGGGGTGGCGGTACCGCAGTTCGAGCTGAACGCAGCCAACGGCGACCTGCAAACCACCCCCGTAACGGTACGTGGCTTCAACACCGTGGCCGTGCAGGTAGACGAGTACCGCCGTGTGAATGGCACCTGGAGGCGCATCGGCAGCGTAATGCGCGACGTAGTATACTCCGTGTTTGATGCGGGTGGCAACCGCAACCCCGGCTTCACGGGCCTGCAGATTGGCGGCACCAGCCAGCCCCTCGACCAGACCATCGTGGTGCAGCGCGGCCAGCAAGTGGCGCTGACGCTCACGGCCGCCGACCCCGACGCGGGACAGGCCGTGCAGATCAGCAGCGACGTGGCGGCCGTTATTCCCGGGGCTTCTTTCCAGCTGCAGGGCGCCAGCCAGGCCGTGCTGAGCTGGCAAGTACCGGCCACGCTGCCGGCAGGCCGCTACTCCTTCACCGTGACGGTGGCCGACAACAACTGCCCGACCAACGGCTCGGAAGTGCGGACTATCAATTTCCGGGTTTCGGCGCCGGCTTTGGCTACGGCCAGCACCCGGGCCCGGGTGCTGGCGGCTTACCCGATGCCGTTCCGCAGCCAGGTGCAGTTTCAGCTCCCCACGCCCGGCGTGCAGCCTGTGTACGTCACCGATGGCCTGGGCCGGCTGATAGCCACGCTGCAAAGCCGCCCCGATGGCACCGTGGCCTGGGCGCCGGCGGCCAGCGTAGCTCCGGGCGCCTATTTTGCCCGGCCGGTTTCAGGCGAAGCGGTATTCCGGCTGCTGCGCGAATAACATTTTGTCTCCACAGATTACGGGGCGGTTTCCTGACGGAGGCCGCCCCATAGTCTGTGCAGGCGAGCTGCTAGCGTATCAGCCGGAATTGAGTTGGTCGGCCGGGGCCTGTAATCCGAAGAAAGTAGACGCCGGCTTGTAACGGGAGCTGAGACACATCCAGCTCGGCCCTTTTGCTGCCTGGTGCCAACTGCAGTTCCCCCTGCCCCACGGTACGGCCCAGGGGAGCAAGCAGGCTGTATTGCACCACAGGCCCGGGCGCAGCCGGGAAGTTCAGCGTATAGCGACCTGATGGTGAAGGGTTGGGATATAGCGTAACCTGAGGCACGGCAGTAGCAGGTGTTGCCAAGGCCGTTTGCGGCCGGGGCACCGCGCCCGTCCCGCGCCAGACTTCCAAGCCCGACAGGTTCACGGTGCCGCCCGTGCTGGTCAGCGCCAGCGTACCGGCCGCCGTCACGCTTACATCATACGGCCCGAGCTTGGCCCAGGTGCCGGCCGAACCGCTGTTGTAGTTGGCCTCAACTGGCAGCCCGTTCAAACTCAGCGAAAATACTTCCGGGTTATTGTCTTCCCAGACGTAGGCCCACACCCGATACTGGCCGGCCGGCACGCCGCTGAGCGTGGCCGTCAGCCCGGTTACCTTCCAAGCCGAGCTGCGGATCATGCTCGTGCGCGGCGCGTCGGTGGCTGGCACCAGCGGCACAGCGGTGGTGCTAAAGGTGGCGCCGTTGGTGGCGAAGCCCGGGGCCGTGCCGCCTTCCCAAGCGTTGCCGTCCAGGCTCACGGCCGCCCCGCCCACGTTGATGGCCCGGTAGAAGGCATAGCTCGTACCACCGCTGGCGTTGACCTGCACGCTCACCTGGTCGGGTGTGCTGCTGGCTCCACCGTTGTCAGTGACCACCAGACTGAACACGTACGTGCCCGCTACCAGCCCACTCACCGTAGGCTGAGCGGCAGCCAGCGAGGAAAATGCGGCTGTATTTGGTCCGCTAACCTGGCTCCAGGTATAGGTGTTGATGGTGCCGTCCGGATCGGTGCCGCTGCCTAGTAGTTGCGCTGTGCTAGTCGGCAGGGTCAGGGTTTGATCCGGACCAGCATTGGCCGCGGGCGGCTGGTTGGTGGGTGGCGTACTCGTGCTACGCCAGACTTCCAAGCCCGACAGGTTCACGGTGCCGCCCGTGCTGGTCAGTGCCAGCGTACCGGCCGCCGTCACGCTTACATCATACGGCCCGAGCTTGGCCCAGGTGCCGGCCGAACCGCTGTTGTAGTTGGCCTCAACTGGCAGCCCGTTCAAACTCAGCGAAAATACTTCCGGGTTATTGTCTTCCCAGACGTAGGCCCACACCCGATACTGGCCGGCCGGCACGCCGCTGAGCGTGGCCGTCAGCCCGGTTACCTTCCAAGCCGAGCTGCGGATCATGCTCGTGCGCGGCGCGTCGGTGGCTGGCACCAGCGGCACAGCGGTGGTGCTAAAGGTGGCGCCGTTGGTGGCGAAGCCCGGGGCCGTGCCGCCTTCCCAAGCGTTGCCGTCCAGGCTCACGGCCGCCCCGCCCACGTTGATGGCCCGGTAGAAGGCATAGCTCGTACCACCGCTGGCGTTGACCTGCACGCTCACCTGGTCGGGTGTGCTGCTGGCTCCACCGTTGTCAGTGACCACCAGACTGAACACGTACGTGCCCGCTACCAGCCCACTCACCGTAGGCTGAGCGGCAGCCAGCGAGGAAAATGCGGCTGTATTTGGTCCGCTAACCTGGCTCCAGGTATAGGTGTTGATGGTGCCGTCCGGATCGGTGCCGCTGCCTAGTAGTTGCGCTGTGCTAGTCGGCAGGGTCAGGGTTTGATCCGGACCAGCATTGGCCGCGGGCGGCTGGTTGGTGGGTGGCGTACTCGTGCTACGCCAGACTTCCAAGCCCGACAGGTTCACGGTGCCGCCCGTGCTGGTCAGTGCCAGCGTACCGGCCGCCGTCACGCTTACATCATACGGCCCGAGCTTGGCCCAGGTGCCGGCCGAACCGCTGTTGTAGTTGGCCTCAACTGGCAGCCCGTTCAAACTCAGCGAAAATACTTCCGGGTTATTGTCTTCCCAGACGTAGGCCCACACCCGATACTGGCCGGCCGGCACGCCGCTGAGCGTGGCCGTCAGCCCGGTTACCTTCCAAGCCGAGCTGCGGATCATGCTCGTGCGCGGCGCGTCGGTGGCTGGCACCAGCGGCACAGCGGTGGTGCTAAAGGTGGCGCCGTTGGTGGCGAAGCCCGGGGCCGTGCCACCTTCCCAGGCATTGCCATCCAGGCTCACAGCCGTCCCGCCCACATTGATGGCCCGGTAAAAGGCGTAGGTAGGCGCCGTGCTGCAATCCGGGTTCAGGCGTATTTCCCGGGTGGTGGCCAAGCCCGCCGCGTCCGTTACGGTCAGTACCACGCGGTAGTAATAGGTTTCGGCGCCGCAGCCTACCGGGGTGGTCGTGAGGCTGCCTTCGGTGGTAGTCTGGATAGGCTCAGGATGCTCGTGGTCGGCGTGGTGCAGGAAGCTCTGCCATTGGTAGCTCAGTTGGGCCGGGCTGTGCTCCTGGTCCGTGACAGTGGCGCGCAGCACAAAGCTGGTCTGGCTGGCAATGGAGTACAGCGTATTCGGGGCCGGGCTGGTAATCGTGACCTGCGGCGGCGTATTGTTGGCTGAAATCAGCAGCGTGGCCTGGCCGGTCTGGCCCTGCGGGTCCGTCACGGTCAGCCGGACGGTGTACGCCGTGGGAGCCGTGGTAGGCGTCACGAAGCTATGCGTGGGGCTGGCCACCGTGCTGGTGGTGCCATCACCAAAATCCCACCGATACGTGAGAGCCTGGTTTTCGGGGTCGGTGGAGGCCGTGCCGGTAAACTGTACGCTCAGCGGACTTGCCCCAAAGCTCAGGTTAGAGCTGGCCACGGCCACCGGCGGCTGGTTGACAGGGCTATAGGTGACTTTGCGGATTTCGGAAGGAAAGTTGACGTAGTATAGGCCGGGCGTGGTGGGGTGTACCGCCAGGTAGACCGGCACGGCATCAGCCGAAACAAAATCACGCACGGCGGACGGAGTGTTCGTTCCGCTCACCGTCATATTGCGAATCCAGCCTCCGGAGTAGTCGCCGAAAAAGTAGGTATTTTGATACTGCGCCGGAAAATCGGTGTACGGATAAAACACGCCGCCTACGCTGGCGCTGCCGCCAAACTGTGGCCCCGAAACCGGCGAGCCAGCTGCTCCGATATTGACGACGCCCGGCGTGGAGCCGCTGAAGATCCCCGTGCGCGAAGGCCCGGTATCGTGGTGCCAGTCGATGAGTGGGCGCGTATGCACAAAGGTGGGAATCGAGGCCGGAATAGCCTGCCCCCCGCAGGAATTGGTGAAGGTGGCCGTACCGCTAGGCGTGGCCTGTACCAGCAGGTTTTTGAAGTAGAAATATTGCTGCGTACAGCCGTTGACGCCATACTGCGGGTTGGGGGCGTAGAAATTGTACTGATTGGGGCCCTGATACGTGGTATTGGGCTCCAGCCCTTCAAAAAGCGGCCAGCCCATATTCTGCCGGGCCTGGCTCACAACGTCCACTTCCTCCCAGGTGAAATAGCC is from Hymenobacter yonginensis and encodes:
- a CDS encoding PKD domain-containing protein, with translation MRKFLYLLLCLLLLALVPPVRAQAPPAGFVSTLVSDQWNEAVGLTFNASGSHMFVWERGGKVWVVNNGQRALLLDISPEVGAWNDHGLLGFALHPQFETNGYFYLFYLVDRHYLMNFGTPAYSATANDYFSASISRLTRYTATRSGTQYSVNLASRKILLGATKSTGVICLERSHSAGSLVFGADGTLLASVGDGAHGSDNDYGSNPNTYYAQALADGMMTSKDNVGAFRAQAIDCLNGKILRLDPETGAGVPSNPYYVAADPQAPRSKVWALGFRNPFRMTRKPGTGSTNPADGNPGTLYVGDVGYFTWEEVDVVSQARQNMGWPLFEGLEPNTTYQGPNQYNFYAPNPQYGVNGCTQQYFYFKNLLVQATPSGTATFTNSCGGQAIPASIPTFVHTRPLIDWHHDTGPSRTGIFSGSTPGVVNIGAAGSPVSGPQFGGSASVGGVFYPYTDFPAQYQNTYFFGDYSGGWIRNMTVSGTNTPSAVRDFVSADAVPVYLAVHPTTPGLYYVNFPSEIRKVTYSPVNQPPVAVASSNLSFGASPLSVQFTGTASTDPENQALTYRWDFGDGTTSTVASPTHSFVTPTTAPTAYTVRLTVTDPQGQTGQATLLISANNTPPQVTITSPAPNTLYSIASQTSFVLRATVTDQEHSPAQLSYQWQSFLHHADHEHPEPIQTTTEGSLTTTPVGCGAETYYYRVVLTVTDAAGLATTREIRLNPDCSTAPTYAFYRAINVGGTAVSLDGNAWEGGTAPGFATNGATFSTTAVPLVPATDAPRTSMIRSSAWKVTGLTATLSGVPAGQYRVWAYVWEDNNPEVFSLSLNGLPVEANYNSGSAGTWAKLGPYDVSVTAAGTLALTSTGGTVNLSGLEVWRSTSTPPTNQPPAANAGPDQTLTLPTSTAQLLGSGTDPDGTINTYTWSQVSGPNTAAFSSLAAAQPTVSGLVAGTYVFSLVVTDNGGASSTPDQVSVQVNASGGTSYAFYRAINVGGAAVSLDGNAWEGGTAPGFATNGATFSTTAVPLVPATDAPRTSMIRSSAWKVTGLTATLSGVPAGQYRVWAYVWEDNNPEVFSLSLNGLPVEANYNSGSAGTWAKLGPYDVSVTAAGTLALTSTGGTVNLSGLEVWRSTSTPPTNQPPAANAGPDQTLTLPTSTAQLLGSGTDPDGTINTYTWSQVSGPNTAAFSSLAAAQPTVSGLVAGTYVFSLVVTDNGGASSTPDQVSVQVNASGGTSYAFYRAINVGGAAVSLDGNAWEGGTAPGFATNGATFSTTAVPLVPATDAPRTSMIRSSAWKVTGLTATLSGVPAGQYRVWAYVWEDNNPEVFSLSLNGLPVEANYNSGSAGTWAKLGPYDVSVTAAGTLALTSTGGTVNLSGLEVWRGTGAVPRPQTALATPATAVPQVTLYPNPSPSGRYTLNFPAAPGPVVQYSLLAPLGRTVGQGELQLAPGSKRAELDVSQLPLQAGVYFLRITGPGRPTQFRLIR